The genomic DNA ACTACATTCTCATCGACTGCCCCCCTTCTTTGAGCCTGCTCACTGTCAACGCCATGACTGCTGCACACTGCGTGCTCATCCCGTTGCAGTGCGAGTTCTACGCGATGGAGGGGCTGTCGCAGATCCTCAACACCATCAAGCTTGTCCAGAAAGGACTAAACAGATCACTGAGGGTCGAAGGGATCGTGCTGACAATGTATGATGGGAGAAATAACTTGGCCCGTCAGGTCAGTGACGAAATCAGAACACATTTCGGATCTCAGACCTTCGGAACGGTTATTCCCCGGAACGTACGGCTGTCCGAGGCCCCCAGTCACGGAAAGCCGGTGCTGCTCTATGATATAGCTTCCCGTGGAGCCGCAAGCTATCTTGAATTGGCCCGGGAGATAATGGAGAGAGAGGGGCGGGATGGTTAAGAAAACCGGACTCGGAAAGGGAATGGCTGCGCTTCTCCCCGCTGTGGAGGAAGAAGGCAAGAGCTACTTCACCTGCCCGATCGAGGAGATAAGGCCGAACAGGGCGCAGCCGCGTAAAACCTTCACCGGTGACAAGCTGGAGGAACTCGCAGCTTCTATCAGGGAAAAAGGTATCATTCAGCCGCTGGTTGTCAGGAAGAAGTCGGATCACTACGAGGTCATTGCCGGAGAGCGGCGTTGGCGGGCGGCCCAGAAGGCAGGCCTGCGCGAGGTGCCGGTTGTCATTCTGGATGTTTCGGATGATACCGCACTCGAAATGGCTCTTATAGAGAATATTCAGCGAGAGGATCTGAACGCCGTCGAGGAAGCGGAGGCGTA from Geobacter sp. DSM 9736 includes the following:
- a CDS encoding ParA family protein, encoding MARIICIANQKGGVGKTTTAVNLAASLAAAEKKTLLVDMDPQGNASSGVGVDKSLLRESIYDALINDTDATGIIVGTDLPCLDLLPATPDLAGAELELITIADREHKLKQVLAGIQHSYDYILIDCPPSLSLLTVNAMTAAHCVLIPLQCEFYAMEGLSQILNTIKLVQKGLNRSLRVEGIVLTMYDGRNNLARQVSDEIRTHFGSQTFGTVIPRNVRLSEAPSHGKPVLLYDIASRGAASYLELAREIMEREGRDG